The Bacteroides acidifaciens genome includes a region encoding these proteins:
- a CDS encoding DUF5125 domain-containing protein → MNKHLLMVCAISGMFVFHSCKDDEPSMGIPSIEIEGEVSDACFGDSLSFTFTATDSEVALSSFRAQLLYGEEQVSETMIPVVAHGSYSGKIYVPFEANMTDRKATLKYVLRNVQQVTTEVKREINLTHRDFPYLTLVQENGREYKMEKTATNYYEISEEFPLKMNAYIKTPKVGTNGNVLNFGWRGETVGLIEEYEEISYIPISNGTAGKYTVSFDTYSWAIAPQQAGPQINGEDMEAMPDGTLGIVLDLTQGQYLSTKGLSDEEYWIDPDFFRRLPDGLLEFLPVGGRYQLIADETNKYFGVKALDGDSPAALHENGTGAIWVIGTGIGKPSFENASGTDWSLDAKALCMSQIETNKFQLSTTAGITLNTQGVSFRFFKLWDMEGVYKQISVDGDLIEMNEDGIVTLKEGQTFEEGSTYKFIVDVTAGIDNALLTIEKDGEVTPRVPVFDGVEMVENTDGFYQVEKILTQNQTIKVAGISDVQDYYIDPDFFEKIDDNTFKFLAVDGEYRITAAQYNFQKEDRKMKYFRVEALKDGQYATLPDDGIGGTIWIVGYGVGKPIYENVAGWDWWPGTLCMAQIEPKKYQLTVTAGTTLNIVNPDEFDFKFLAQRGWGWEFTGDRLTMGSDATNTCWIMPSGDIQVYDKEYFKRNEGRTYRFTIDVTAGNESAKLIIEDLGVIK, encoded by the coding sequence ATGAATAAACACTTATTAATGGTATGTGCCATATCAGGAATGTTCGTTTTTCATTCATGTAAAGATGATGAGCCTTCAATGGGTATTCCAAGTATAGAAATCGAAGGAGAAGTGTCCGATGCGTGTTTTGGCGACAGTCTATCGTTTACTTTTACTGCTACAGACAGTGAAGTAGCTTTATCTTCATTCAGGGCACAACTTTTATATGGAGAAGAGCAAGTTTCGGAAACAATGATTCCCGTTGTTGCTCATGGCAGTTATTCGGGAAAAATCTATGTACCTTTTGAAGCAAATATGACTGATAGAAAGGCAACATTGAAATATGTTCTTAGAAACGTTCAGCAAGTCACTACTGAGGTGAAACGTGAAATCAATTTGACACATAGAGATTTTCCTTATCTAACCTTGGTGCAAGAAAATGGACGGGAATATAAGATGGAAAAGACTGCAACCAATTATTATGAAATCAGCGAGGAATTTCCGTTGAAAATGAATGCTTACATCAAAACACCGAAAGTAGGAACAAACGGAAATGTTCTGAATTTCGGTTGGAGAGGCGAAACTGTAGGGTTGATAGAGGAATATGAGGAAATCAGTTATATACCGATTTCTAACGGAACTGCCGGAAAATATACCGTTTCATTTGATACCTATTCATGGGCAATCGCTCCCCAACAAGCAGGACCGCAGATTAACGGAGAAGATATGGAAGCTATGCCGGACGGTACACTTGGCATTGTGTTGGATTTGACACAAGGTCAGTATCTGTCGACTAAGGGACTTTCTGACGAGGAATACTGGATAGATCCGGATTTCTTCAGAAGACTTCCTGACGGTTTGCTGGAATTTTTGCCTGTCGGCGGACGTTATCAGCTTATTGCAGACGAAACAAATAAATATTTCGGTGTGAAAGCATTGGACGGTGATTCTCCTGCAGCCTTACATGAAAATGGTACGGGAGCAATTTGGGTGATTGGTACTGGAATCGGAAAACCATCCTTTGAAAATGCTTCCGGAACAGACTGGAGTTTGGATGCAAAAGCGTTGTGCATGTCTCAAATCGAAACAAATAAGTTCCAGTTGTCTACAACTGCCGGAATTACATTGAATACTCAAGGCGTTTCTTTCCGGTTCTTCAAACTGTGGGATATGGAAGGCGTGTATAAGCAGATTTCTGTGGATGGTGACCTTATCGAAATGAATGAAGACGGAATTGTGACACTGAAAGAGGGGCAGACCTTCGAAGAAGGAAGTACTTATAAATTCATTGTTGATGTGACAGCGGGAATTGACAATGCCTTGTTGACTATAGAAAAAGATGGCGAAGTAACACCTCGGGTTCCCGTTTTTGATGGTGTGGAGATGGTAGAAAATACAGACGGTTTTTATCAAGTGGAGAAGATACTTACACAAAATCAAACTATTAAGGTGGCAGGTATCAGTGATGTGCAAGACTATTATATTGATCCTGATTTCTTTGAAAAGATAGATGACAATACCTTTAAGTTTTTGGCGGTTGATGGAGAATACAGGATTACGGCTGCTCAATATAATTTCCAAAAGGAAGATCGGAAAATGAAGTATTTTAGAGTAGAAGCTTTGAAAGACGGGCAGTATGCTACATTGCCGGATGATGGTATAGGTGGAACGATATGGATTGTAGGATATGGAGTAGGAAAACCAATCTACGAAAATGTAGCAGGATGGGACTGGTGGCCGGGAACTTTATGTATGGCTCAGATTGAACCTAAGAAATATCAGTTAACGGTAACTGCCGGAACAACATTGAATATTGTAAATCCTGATGAGTTTGACTTTAAGTTCTTGGCTCAAAGAGGCTGGGGATGGGAATTCACAGGAGATCGGCTGACTATGGGAAGTGATGCT
- a CDS encoding FecR family protein, producing MEKEKKILTYVDFLDDPDFIVWKLTEDTSLKQYWEEYIENNPELYPEFQKAIRILGSMKAKGDKLEKAECDQLLASIQHSVRDILYRKRLRVLRICSAAACLLLIAGFSLFYEIIRSQVDLQNDSLIVGRQETCKDVVLHTSEGTSSFKNNLNILVNPQGNLIINDEKEQCLKLANTSKQPNKLIVPYGKRSYVTLSDGTKIWVNSGTELEFPVKFKGDSREINVNGEIYIEVAKDLHKPFIVHSSNMDVRVYGTKFNISTYPDIPQSVVLAEGSVGATFGNHREIRMIPGERLMYKDNEIRKEQVDVSCYISWKDGYFLFKDMPMLDILKQVERYYNITFDIENADKLRETMCTGKIYLSQDVNNVMYTISILSSMHYRQEDNKIYLDMK from the coding sequence ATGGAAAAAGAAAAAAAGATTTTAACTTATGTTGATTTTTTAGATGACCCCGATTTTATTGTTTGGAAACTGACGGAAGATACATCACTTAAACAATATTGGGAAGAATATATAGAGAACAATCCCGAATTGTACCCTGAATTTCAAAAAGCTATCCGTATTCTCGGTAGTATGAAAGCTAAAGGTGACAAGCTGGAGAAAGCTGAATGTGACCAACTTCTTGCATCTATTCAACATTCCGTTCGTGATATATTATATAGAAAAAGGTTACGTGTTCTACGAATATGTTCTGCAGCAGCTTGCCTGTTATTAATTGCTGGATTCTCTCTATTTTATGAAATCATCCGCTCTCAGGTAGATTTACAAAACGACAGTCTAATTGTAGGTCGTCAGGAAACGTGTAAGGATGTTGTGCTGCATACAAGTGAAGGAACTTCTTCTTTCAAGAACAATCTGAATATTTTAGTAAATCCACAAGGCAATTTGATTATTAATGATGAGAAAGAACAATGCTTGAAACTGGCAAATACAAGTAAACAACCGAACAAATTAATCGTCCCCTATGGAAAACGCTCATATGTGACACTCTCTGACGGAACAAAAATATGGGTTAATTCAGGAACAGAACTTGAATTTCCGGTAAAGTTCAAAGGTGACAGCAGAGAAATAAACGTGAACGGTGAGATTTACATTGAAGTGGCAAAAGATCTGCATAAGCCGTTTATTGTGCATTCTTCTAACATGGATGTTAGGGTGTATGGCACCAAATTTAATATTTCTACCTATCCCGACATTCCGCAATCGGTTGTACTGGCAGAGGGGAGCGTAGGAGCCACTTTCGGCAACCATCGGGAAATTCGTATGATTCCTGGGGAAAGGCTGATGTATAAAGATAATGAGATTCGAAAAGAACAAGTGGATGTATCTTGCTATATCAGTTGGAAGGATGGGTATTTTTTGTTTAAAGACATGCCGATGCTTGATATTCTGAAACAGGTTGAACGATATTACAACATAACATTTGACATTGAAAATGCTGATAAGTTACGGGAGACGATGTGTACCGGCAAGATATACCTCTCACAGGATGTAAACAATGTCATGTACACAATCTCTATTCTTTCGTCCATGCACTATCGACAAGAAGACAACAAGATATATCTAGATATGAAATAA
- a CDS encoding RNA polymerase sigma factor, with protein sequence MEHSEKDIDTLYKDNVDALYLYARNLGYDKQLAIDAIHDVFCKIFASNKQLRDISNIKSYLFKALRNRLLDMSKSHHEFVDIDTVTANDMHFALEVTIEDKLINAEEQTKLEKRINRMLSILTDRERELIYLRFMQGCEYEEIAENLQITLPACYNFMSKVMNKLRKQDPAAFALFMIFMNQNINKG encoded by the coding sequence ATGGAACACTCAGAAAAAGACATAGACACATTGTATAAAGATAATGTGGATGCTCTATATCTATACGCTCGAAACTTGGGATACGACAAGCAGTTGGCAATTGATGCCATTCACGATGTTTTTTGTAAAATATTTGCGTCGAATAAACAACTGAGAGACATAAGTAATATCAAATCATATTTGTTCAAAGCTCTGAGAAACCGTCTGTTGGATATGAGCAAATCACATCATGAATTTGTGGATATTGACACGGTAACTGCAAATGACATGCATTTTGCACTGGAGGTAACCATTGAAGACAAACTTATTAATGCAGAAGAGCAAACAAAGCTTGAGAAAAGAATCAACCGGATGCTAAGTATTCTAACAGACAGGGAGAGAGAACTTATTTATCTACGTTTCATGCAGGGATGTGAATATGAGGAAATAGCAGAAAATCTGCAGATAACTCTTCCTGCTTGCTACAACTTCATGTCTAAGGTGATGAACAAACTGAGAAAACAAGATCCTGCCGCTTTTGCATTATTCATGATATTTATGAACCAAAATATTAATAAAGGTTAA
- the bglX gene encoding beta-glucosidase BglX, with product MKIKQLIIYVLIGSCLFSCAVPKNNEEAEMQLFVADLMNRMTLREKLGQLNLPSGGDLVTGTVKNGELSEMIRKQEIGGFFNVKGIKKICELQRIAVEESRLKIPLLVGADVVHGYETIFPIPLALSCSWDTLAIERMARISAVEASANGICWTFSPMVDICRDARWGRIAEGNGEDPYLGSLFAKAYIRGYQGENMKKEDEILSCVKHFALYGASESGRDYNTVDMSRLRMYNEYLPPYRAAVEAGVGSVMSSFNIVDGIPATANKWLLTTLLRNEWGFRGLLVTDYNSIAEMSYHGIAPLKESAVRALQAGTDMDMVSCGFLNTLEGSLEEGKVTEEQINTACRRVLEAKYKLGLFENPYKYCDTLRAQQDTYTARHRVEARKIATETFVLLKNDEKLLPLRCKGKIALIGPMADARNNMCGMWSMTCTPSGHRTLLESLRLAVGNEAEILYAKGSNIYYDAALEKGAVGIRPLVRGDNGRLLDEALQTAARADVIVAALGECAEMSGESASRTKLEIPEAQQDLLKALVKTGKPIVLLLFTGRPLVLNWEDTHIPSILNVWFGGSETGDAVADVLFGKVNPSGKLTTTFPRSVGQLPLFYNHLNTGRPDPDSCIFDRYSGNYIDESNEPLYPFGYGLSYTNFVYGKLRLSSNILFKSGELTASVTVTNTGDYDGYETVQLYLRDIYADISRPIKELKNYRRIFLQKGESQEITFTITENDLKYYNSELQYVYDPGEFEIMVGTNSRDVQQERFIAE from the coding sequence ATGAAAATAAAACAACTGATAATATACGTTTTAATAGGTTCTTGCCTTTTCTCCTGTGCTGTTCCGAAGAACAACGAAGAGGCTGAAATGCAACTTTTTGTCGCTGATTTGATGAACCGGATGACTTTACGTGAAAAGCTTGGGCAACTGAACTTGCCGTCAGGTGGTGATTTGGTGACGGGAACCGTCAAAAATGGCGAACTGAGCGAGATGATACGAAAACAGGAGATTGGTGGTTTCTTTAACGTAAAGGGAATCAAGAAAATCTGCGAACTCCAACGCATTGCAGTAGAAGAAAGCCGTTTGAAAATTCCCTTGCTGGTCGGAGCGGATGTGGTTCACGGTTATGAGACAATCTTTCCGATACCATTGGCACTTTCTTGTAGTTGGGACACATTGGCAATTGAGCGTATGGCACGTATTTCTGCAGTAGAAGCTAGTGCCAATGGTATTTGCTGGACATTCAGTCCAATGGTTGATATCTGCCGCGATGCGCGTTGGGGGCGCATAGCAGAGGGGAATGGAGAAGACCCGTATTTAGGTTCTCTTTTTGCAAAAGCATATATACGGGGCTATCAAGGGGAAAACATGAAAAAAGAAGATGAAATTCTGTCTTGTGTGAAACACTTTGCCTTGTATGGCGCTTCTGAATCGGGACGTGATTATAATACGGTTGACATGAGCCGCTTGCGTATGTATAATGAATATCTTCCTCCCTATCGGGCGGCGGTGGAAGCCGGGGTTGGCAGTGTGATGAGTTCTTTCAATATTGTGGATGGTATCCCTGCTACGGCCAATAAATGGTTGTTGACGACTCTTCTTCGAAATGAATGGGGCTTCCGCGGATTGCTTGTTACTGATTATAACTCGATTGCGGAAATGTCATACCATGGTATAGCGCCTTTGAAAGAATCTGCAGTTCGCGCCTTGCAGGCGGGAACTGATATGGATATGGTGTCCTGTGGCTTCTTAAATACTTTGGAAGGATCGTTGGAAGAAGGAAAAGTGACAGAAGAACAAATAAATACCGCTTGTCGCCGTGTACTGGAAGCAAAATATAAATTAGGACTATTTGAAAACCCATACAAATATTGCGATACGTTACGTGCGCAACAGGATACATATACGGCACGGCACCGTGTTGAAGCACGTAAAATCGCGACAGAAACATTTGTTCTATTGAAAAACGATGAGAAGCTTCTTCCTCTTCGCTGTAAAGGAAAAATAGCTTTGATTGGTCCTATGGCAGATGCGCGTAATAATATGTGCGGAATGTGGAGCATGACATGTACACCTTCCGGACATCGTACTTTATTGGAAAGTTTACGTTTGGCAGTCGGTAATGAAGCCGAAATCTTGTATGCTAAGGGAAGCAATATTTATTATGATGCGGCACTCGAAAAGGGAGCTGTAGGTATTCGTCCGTTGGTCCGTGGTGACAATGGACGACTGTTGGACGAAGCTTTGCAGACAGCCGCCCGTGCCGACGTGATTGTTGCCGCTTTAGGTGAATGTGCGGAAATGAGCGGCGAATCGGCTTCCCGTACAAAACTTGAAATTCCTGAAGCGCAACAAGACTTGCTAAAAGCTTTAGTAAAAACGGGGAAACCGATAGTTTTACTGCTGTTTACAGGTCGTCCTTTGGTATTGAACTGGGAAGATACACACATCCCGTCTATTCTGAATGTATGGTTTGGCGGAAGCGAAACGGGAGATGCTGTAGCTGATGTTTTATTCGGTAAGGTAAATCCAAGCGGTAAGTTGACAACTACTTTTCCTCGGTCAGTAGGACAACTGCCTTTATTTTATAATCACTTGAATACGGGGCGTCCGGATCCCGACAGTTGTATATTCGACCGCTATTCTGGTAATTATATAGATGAGAGCAACGAACCGCTTTATCCTTTCGGGTATGGGCTGAGCTATACAAACTTTGTATATGGCAAGTTGCGGTTAAGTTCGAATATTTTATTTAAGAGCGGCGAATTGACAGCATCCGTCACAGTCACTAATACCGGCGATTATGACGGTTATGAAACAGTACAACTTTACTTGCGCGACATATATGCTGACATATCACGACCGATAAAAGAATTGAAAAATTATCGACGCATATTCCTCCAAAAAGGAGAAAGTCAGGAAATAACTTTCACCATTACAGAAAACGATCTGAAATATTACAATTCCGAGTTGCAATATGTTTATGACCCCGGAGAATTTGAAATAATGGTAGGAACGAATAGCCGGGATGTACAACAGGAACGTTTTATAGCCGAATGA
- a CDS encoding glycoside hydrolase family 43 protein: protein MSEPYHQYSIREKTEKTSGNPVFQGWYADPEGAVFDNKYWIYPTSSLPFKEQLYMDAFSSEDLVSWEKHLKVLSVENISWLKNALWAPAVIEANGKYYFYFGANNIQSNEEIGGIGVAVADTPAGPFKDVLGKPLIDKIVNGAQPIDQFVFKDDDGQYYMYYGGWGHCNMVKMGADLISIVPFEDGSMYKEVTPENYVEGPFMLKRNGKYYFMWSEGDWTGPDYCVAYAIADSPFGPFKRMGQILKQDKNIATGAGHHSVIKGPGKDEWYIVYHRRPLEDTDGNHRVTCIDRMYFSQDGSILPVKMTDTGVKAASLR, encoded by the coding sequence ATGTCGGAACCTTACCATCAGTATTCTATACGGGAAAAAACTGAAAAGACAAGTGGGAATCCCGTTTTCCAAGGCTGGTATGCCGATCCCGAAGGAGCTGTGTTTGATAATAAATACTGGATTTATCCAACCTCTTCGCTTCCATTCAAAGAGCAATTATATATGGATGCTTTTTCATCTGAAGACCTTGTCAGTTGGGAAAAGCATCTTAAAGTCCTTTCTGTCGAAAATATTAGTTGGCTAAAAAACGCGTTATGGGCACCTGCCGTCATCGAGGCAAACGGCAAGTACTATTTCTATTTTGGAGCAAACAACATACAAAGTAATGAAGAGATCGGTGGGATTGGTGTTGCAGTTGCTGATACTCCGGCAGGACCATTCAAAGATGTATTAGGCAAGCCGCTGATTGATAAAATAGTCAATGGCGCCCAACCGATTGACCAGTTTGTCTTTAAAGACGATGACGGGCAATATTATATGTATTATGGTGGCTGGGGACATTGTAATATGGTGAAAATGGGAGCTGACCTAATTAGTATAGTGCCTTTCGAAGATGGCAGTATGTACAAGGAAGTGACTCCTGAAAATTATGTAGAAGGACCGTTTATGCTGAAACGAAATGGAAAATATTACTTCATGTGGTCGGAAGGCGATTGGACCGGTCCCGATTATTGTGTAGCATATGCCATTGCGGATTCACCGTTTGGTCCTTTTAAAAGAATGGGACAAATATTGAAACAGGATAAAAACATAGCTACAGGTGCCGGACATCACTCGGTTATCAAAGGACCGGGTAAAGATGAATGGTATATTGTCTACCACCGTCGTCCTTTGGAAGATACCGATGGAAATCATCGGGTGACTTGCATTGACCGGATGTATTTCAGTCAGGACGGAAGCATTCTGCCCGTTAAGATGACTGACACTGGCGTAAAAGCCGCTTCATTAAGATAA
- a CDS encoding YhcG family protein, protein MENNKEHHIERTDFDAFVHAVGSEIEQAQVRLITAANAQMLFHYWKIGNYILYHQNLQGWGSKIIKQLAKAIRFNYPEKKGYSERNLTYMCQFARSYPLNVLRSFIDTDVRLSVPSIQNVTDEVLKLNNGQFTQELTAQIQSTDSQLLEFTQEPLAQIQNVAKTVSAIYRITIEDIEKLFLASPVARINWASHVIMLNNSLPLGVKYWYMKQSVEMGWSSNVLKIQIETNLYTRQINNNKVNNFTATLPAPQSDLANYLLKDPYIFDLTGTKEKADERDIEEQLVKHVTRYLLEMGNGFAFVARQKHFQIGNSDFYADLILYSIPLHAYIVVELKATPFKPEYAGQLNFYINVVDDKLRGENDNKTIGLLLCKGKDEVVAQYALTGYDQPIGISDYQLSKVIPENLKSVLPSIEEVEEELTSFLDKDKNP, encoded by the coding sequence ATGGAAAACAACAAAGAACATCATATAGAAAGAACGGACTTTGACGCATTTGTTCATGCTGTCGGTTCGGAAATAGAACAGGCGCAAGTCAGGCTGATTACCGCAGCCAATGCGCAAATGCTGTTCCATTACTGGAAAATAGGCAACTATATCCTGTATCATCAGAACTTACAAGGCTGGGGAAGCAAAATCATCAAGCAACTAGCAAAGGCTATCCGATTCAATTATCCTGAAAAGAAAGGCTATTCGGAACGTAACCTTACTTATATGTGCCAATTCGCACGGTCATATCCGCTGAACGTGCTACGAAGTTTCATTGATACGGATGTAAGGCTATCTGTTCCAAGCATACAGAATGTCACAGATGAAGTCTTGAAACTAAACAACGGACAATTTACGCAAGAACTTACTGCGCAAATACAATCCACTGATAGTCAGTTGTTAGAATTTACGCAAGAACCTCTTGCGCAAATTCAGAATGTTGCCAAAACTGTATCTGCCATTTACCGGATAACGATTGAGGATATAGAAAAATTATTTTTGGCATCCCCTGTTGCCAGAATAAATTGGGCAAGTCATGTAATCATGCTCAATAATTCGCTTCCATTAGGTGTAAAATATTGGTACATGAAGCAATCGGTAGAAATGGGCTGGAGCAGCAATGTTCTTAAAATACAAATTGAAACCAATCTGTATACCAGACAAATTAATAACAACAAAGTAAATAACTTTACTGCCACGCTTCCGGCACCCCAAAGCGACCTTGCCAATTACCTGTTGAAAGACCCGTACATCTTTGACTTGACTGGAACTAAGGAAAAGGCAGACGAAAGGGACATAGAAGAACAACTGGTTAAGCACGTCACCCGTTACTTGCTGGAAATGGGCAATGGCTTTGCTTTCGTTGCTCGACAGAAGCATTTTCAAATTGGTAACAGCGATTTCTATGCAGACTTGATTTTGTATTCCATTCCCTTACACGCATACATTGTAGTAGAATTAAAGGCTACTCCATTCAAACCGGAGTATGCAGGACAACTGAACTTCTACATCAATGTGGTGGATGACAAACTGAGGGGAGAGAATGACAACAAGACTATCGGGTTGTTGCTGTGCAAAGGAAAAGACGAAGTTGTAGCGCAATACGCATTGACAGGCTACGACCAGCCGATAGGTATCAGCGATTACCAACTGAGCAAGGTTATACCTGAGAATTTAAAATCAGTTCTGCCAAGTATAGAAGAAGTAGAGGAAGAACTGACTTCCTTTCTTGATAAAGATAAGAACCCATAA
- a CDS encoding helix-turn-helix domain-containing protein, which produces MIQDEFKFYKPCKLLQPYVRYYWVFKSNRPLDAFTYPIGCPQIIFHKQAPLYIPELNAAQDKLTISGQVNFSSHLYADGNTEMIVVVFHPHAMSMFMNIPTSLFYNQEVSGYSLENKSLNELATRIFDCENNSICISYIEKWLLSQIADNLADTTYRIKRIDAAIQRIYITPQISVNELSSIACLSKKQFERLFHSFVGINPKEYTRIVRFQKALAQMQHQAGKEINQAQIAYASGYADQSHFIREFKKFCGYTPISLLKVSNPYSDLFTNPV; this is translated from the coding sequence ATGATTCAAGATGAGTTCAAGTTTTACAAACCTTGTAAGTTACTGCAACCTTACGTCAGGTATTATTGGGTATTCAAGAGCAATCGACCGCTGGATGCCTTTACTTATCCTATCGGTTGCCCTCAAATCATCTTCCATAAGCAAGCACCACTATATATTCCCGAATTGAATGCTGCACAAGACAAACTTACCATCAGCGGACAAGTTAATTTTTCATCCCATTTGTATGCAGACGGCAATACAGAAATGATAGTGGTTGTATTCCACCCTCACGCTATGAGTATGTTTATGAACATACCGACTTCACTCTTTTATAATCAAGAAGTGTCCGGTTACAGCCTTGAAAACAAAAGTTTGAATGAACTGGCTACACGAATATTTGACTGTGAGAATAATTCTATTTGCATAAGCTATATAGAAAAATGGCTGTTGTCACAAATTGCCGATAATTTAGCTGATACCACATACAGAATTAAAAGAATAGATGCCGCCATACAGCGAATATATATCACTCCGCAAATCTCTGTAAACGAATTATCTTCCATTGCCTGCCTGAGCAAAAAGCAGTTCGAGCGGTTGTTTCATTCCTTTGTAGGCATCAATCCCAAAGAATATACCCGTATCGTCCGCTTCCAAAAGGCTTTGGCGCAGATGCAGCATCAAGCGGGCAAAGAAATCAATCAGGCACAAATAGCATACGCCAGCGGTTATGCTGACCAGTCACACTTTATCCGGGAGTTCAAGAAGTTCTGCGGATATACGCCCATATCTTTACTGAAAGTATCAAATCCTTATTCCGATTTGTTCACCAATCCCGTGTAA
- a CDS encoding CatA-like O-acetyltransferase, family 2, whose protein sequence is MKEVNPQETSRAYAFEMWMNAPMPMVTFFKTLNVSRLVKISRKSGMKFNMLMCWCIGKAARNVKEFYLLPVGGKLMQYDTIAVNTIVANREGEVSSCDIPFCDDLSLFNRHYLRLTKQVAESCVNHDLTESMVIGTSALAQYEIDGVVGMYSGIFNNPFLIWGKYKRRLLKTTLTVSFQFHHTQMDGAHASRFLDGVQRAIDNLQYK, encoded by the coding sequence ATGAAAGAAGTAAATCCCCAAGAAACCAGCCGGGCATACGCCTTTGAAATGTGGATGAACGCACCTATGCCAATGGTGACGTTCTTTAAGACACTCAATGTGTCACGCCTTGTGAAAATCAGCCGGAAATCGGGCATGAAGTTTAATATGTTGATGTGCTGGTGTATCGGCAAAGCCGCAAGAAACGTGAAAGAATTTTATCTGCTGCCCGTTGGCGGTAAACTGATGCAGTACGATACCATTGCAGTAAACACCATTGTCGCCAACAGAGAGGGCGAGGTAAGTTCGTGTGATATTCCTTTCTGCGATGATTTATCTTTGTTTAATCGACACTATCTGCGACTTACCAAACAAGTGGCTGAAAGTTGCGTCAATCACGACTTGACGGAAAGCATGGTTATCGGAACTTCCGCATTGGCACAATATGAAATAGACGGGGTTGTCGGGATGTATAGCGGCATTTTTAATAATCCGTTTCTTATTTGGGGCAAATACAAACGCCGCCTGCTGAAAACGACGCTTACCGTTTCTTTCCAGTTCCACCACACGCAAATGGACGGGGCGCACGCTTCCCGATTTTTAGACGGGGTTCAGAGAGCAATTGACAATTTGCAGTATAAGTAA
- a CDS encoding GyrI-like domain-containing protein — translation METDIETKYCQSCGMPLDIEDITEYGTNSDGTLNQEFCSCCLNSGKYLFNFSMEYLIYLWGLFPDSYNQIAGTNYKSEELRNVLSDRLPNLKRWKQKINTAHIHYDLIMNVQEYINRHLFEDLNCDNLSHVACMSMYHFRRVFKDVVGENVGDYIQRLRLEYIAFKLISTNTRVSELLEQINFQNKHTLSRAFKKHFQMSIPAFRKAYSNVAYENKIIKQLEYSIKRIKEIKVAYLKFERTHRNKQAYSTLWKQIMEFAKKYNLTDKGFKYVSISLDSLDITEIDKCRFLIGITVPYSMEIPKGFSVLNIQTGLYSVFNIKGRYHELNRIYRDIYLDWLPNSKYSLREQMTFEIYTNTPDKASMEELVTEIYLPIEVKQKIK, via the coding sequence ATGGAAACAGACATAGAAACCAAATATTGCCAAAGTTGTGGTATGCCATTAGATATTGAGGATATTACAGAATATGGAACAAATTCTGATGGTACACTCAATCAGGAATTTTGTTCTTGTTGCTTGAACTCCGGCAAATATCTTTTTAATTTCTCAATGGAATACCTCATTTACCTTTGGGGACTTTTCCCCGATTCTTATAATCAAATTGCTGGTACGAATTACAAAAGCGAGGAATTGAGAAATGTGTTATCCGACAGGTTACCCAATCTAAAGCGGTGGAAGCAAAAGATAAACACTGCCCATATACACTATGACCTTATAATGAATGTTCAAGAATATATTAACAGGCATTTATTTGAGGACTTAAATTGTGACAATTTATCTCATGTAGCTTGTATGTCTATGTATCACTTCCGGAGAGTATTCAAAGATGTTGTTGGAGAGAATGTCGGTGATTATATTCAGCGGTTAAGGTTAGAATATATTGCTTTCAAACTTATTTCAACGAATACAAGGGTATCGGAACTACTTGAACAGATAAATTTTCAAAACAAACATACTTTATCAAGGGCATTTAAGAAGCATTTTCAGATGTCTATTCCTGCTTTCAGAAAAGCATATTCAAATGTTGCTTATGAAAACAAGATTATAAAACAACTGGAGTATTCAATAAAGAGGATTAAAGAAATTAAAGTTGCATATTTGAAATTTGAGCGAACACATAGAAATAAGCAAGCATATTCTACTTTATGGAAGCAAATAATGGAATTTGCCAAGAAATACAATCTGACAGATAAAGGCTTCAAATACGTTAGTATCAGTTTGGATAGCCTTGATATTACGGAAATAGATAAATGCCGATTTTTGATTGGTATAACTGTTCCCTATTCAATGGAAATTCCTAAAGGTTTCAGTGTTCTAAACATACAAACAGGTCTATATTCGGTATTCAATATAAAAGGAAGATACCATGAATTAAATAGAATTTATCGGGATATTTACCTTGATTGGTTACCTAATAGCAAGTATAGTTTAAGAGAACAAATGACTTTTGAAATATATACCAATACTCCCGATAAAGCAAGCATGGAAGAATTGGTAACGGAAATCTATTTACCTATTGAAGTAAAACAAAAGATAAAATGA